Proteins co-encoded in one Daphnia carinata strain CSIRO-1 chromosome 3, CSIRO_AGI_Dcar_HiC_V3, whole genome shotgun sequence genomic window:
- the LOC130693623 gene encoding carboxypeptidase A1-like, with protein MKIHVQIFCALFSLAIATKVDYSGHMVIRVVPQTEEQVKFLSALESSSSIDFWTRSVTANRFTDIHVSPESYKDVARALLENGMNHKIHIANIGELEKEEQQSIALRRALFSNNKAIDVENYHTYEEIMAYLADLASTNPLVSTLVAGTSVEGREIIQMTISSDPSANKPIAWFDCNIHAREWITAATCVWIIDTITSGYGTDAEITALVDQYDWKFVPVANPDGYSYSWTNDRMWRKNRAINSGSACAGVDLNRNFPVGFGGEGSSSLPCSETHHGVSAFSEPESQTLQALIAADRGRVKSAISMHSYSQLWLSSYSFSSALPVEYPEMLNAMKAGVDALVATYGTPYEYGSTGTLLYIASGTTTDHYYVNEGVVHSYTIELRDQGRYGFQLPASLIVPTATETWNGIKAYMNAI; from the exons ATGAAGATTCACGTTCAGATCTTCTGTGCCTTGTTTTCCCTCGCCATCGCCACCAAAGTCGACTACTCGGG gcATATGGTAATTCGAGTAGTCCCGCAGACAGAGGAGCAGGTGAAATTTTTAAGCGCTTTGGAATCAAGCAGCTCTATCGATTTCTGGACACGCTCGGTCACCGCTAATCGATTCACCGACATTCACGTCAGTCCCGAATC ATACAAGGATGTCGCACGAGCTTTGCTTGAAAATGGCATGAACCACAAGATTCACATTGCTAACATCGGCGagctggaaaaagaagaacagcAGAGCATCGCACTCCGCCGAGCGcttttcagcaacaacaaggcCATCGATGTGGAAAACTATCACACCTACGAAGAG ATTATGGCTTACTTGGCCGATTTGGCTAGTACCAACCCATTGGTATCTACATTGGTAGCAGGTACCAGTGTCGAAGGCCGTGAAATCATTCAGATGACCATCAGTAGCGATCCTTCTGCTAACAAACCGATTGCTTGGTTTGATTGCAACATTCACGCCAGGGAATGGATCACTGCGGCTACTTGCGTCTGGATCATCGATACG ATCACCAGTGGATATGGAACTGATGCCGAGATCACTGCGCTCGTTGATCAGTACGATTGGAAGTTTGTGCCTGTTGCTAATCCGGATGGCTATTCCTACAGCTGGACCAAT GACAGAATGTGGCGAAAGAATCGTGCAATTAACAGTGGCTCCGCCTGCGCCGGCGTTGATCTCAATCGCAACTTCCCCGTTGGTTTTGGTGGAGAAGGATCCTCCAGCCTCCCATGCTCAGAGA CCCATCATGGTGTTTCAGCCTTCTCCGAGCCGGAGTCTCAGACTTTGCAA gCCTTAATCGCTGCTGATCGTGGAAGGGTCAAGTCGGCCATTTCCATGCACTCCTACTCCCAACTTTGGCTATCATCATACTCTTTTTCGAGCGCATTGCCAGTCGAGTACCCTGAAATG TTGAATGCCATGAAAGCAGGCGTTGATGCACTTGTTGCTACTTATGGTACTCCGTATGAATACGGTAGCACTGGCACCCTTCTAT ACATCGCATCGGGCACTACTACGGATCATTATTACGTTAACGAAGGCGTAGTCCATTCGTACACGATTGAGCTCCGCGATCAAGGACGGTACGGATTCCAACTGCCGGCATCACTAATTGTACCTACGGCCACTGAAACCTGGAACGGAATCAAGGCTTACATGAACGCTATTTAA
- the LOC130693624 gene encoding carboxypeptidase A1-like, producing MKNCILLGFTLLALAAAAKVNYTGHKVIRVIPETREQLKFLRDWESSSDIDFWLLPSSAGRFADIRVSPETYAHVAAKLADMKMSHTVHIADVGELERQEQQNMAQHIAMFNGQKAIDVENYHTYEEVMAYLADLANTNPLVSTKVGGTSEEGRDIVQAIISSDLSANKPVHFFDCNIHAREWITGATCIWIIEQITTGYGSDPEITSLVDQYDWKFVPIANPDGYAYTWSTDRNWRKNRLINNGSTCVGVDANRNFPIGFAGSGSSNDPCSGTYHGIAAFSEREASALRDLIAADRGRVKTAISMHSYSQRFLSPYGYTTDLPVEYPEMFRAMEIAVTALTSTYGTPYTYGNTAVTIYIASGSTTDHYYESEGVVYSYTIELRDSGKYGFQLPPDQIVPTAIETWNGLKAMINAI from the exons ATGAAGAATTGCATCCTCCTTGGGTTCACCTTGTTAGCCCTAGCAGCGGCGGCTAAGGTGAACTACACCGG GCACAAGGTGATTCGTGTTATTCCCGAGACTAGAGAGCAATTGAAGTTCTTGCGTGATTGGGAATCAAGCAGTGATATCGACTTTTGGCTGCTTCCGTCTAGCGCTGGACGTTTTGCAGACATTCGCGTTAGTCCCGAAAC GTACGCTCATGTTGCTGCCAAATTGGCTGATATGAAAATGAGCCATACTGTCCATATTGCTGACGTTGGAGAACTTGAAcgacaagaacaacaaaacatgGCACAACACATTGCAATGTTTAATGGGCAAAAGGCCATTGATGTCGAGAATTACCACACGTACGAAGAG GTGATGGCCTATTTAGCCGATTTGGCCAACACCAACCCATTAGTTTCGACGAAGGTTGGAGGAACAAGCGAAGAAGGTCGTGATATTGTCCAAGCCATTATAAGCAGTGATCTTTCAGCGAACAAACCGGTTCATTTTTTCGATTGCAATATCCATGCTAGAGAGTGGATTACAGGAGCCACATGCATCTGGATCATCGAGCAg ATAACAACAGGATATGGTTCCGATCCGGAGATTACGTCGCTCGTCGATCAGTATGATTGGAAGTTTGTTCCTATTGCCAATCCAGATGGATACGCTTATACTTGGAGCACT GATCGCAACTGGCGGAAGAATCGCCTTATTAACAACGGATCAACGTGCGTCGGTGTTGACGCCAACCGCAATTTTCCGATCGGTTTTGCTGGATCTGGTTCCTCCAACGATCCTTGTTCTGGAA CTTATCACGGAATTGCTGCGTTCTCAGAGCGCGAGGCCAGCGCACTTAGA GACTTGATTGCGGCTGATCGTGGCAGAGTGAAAACAGCCATCTCAATGCATTCTTATTCACAAAGGTTTCTTTCACCTTACGGCTATACCACCGATTTACCTGTGGAATATCCTGAGATG tTCCGTGCCATGGAAATCGCTGTGACGGCGTTAACGTCCACGTACGGGACACCCTACACCTACGGCAATACTGCTGTCACCATTT ATATAGCATCTGGGAGCACCACGGATCATTACTACGAGAGCGAAGGGGTTGTTTATTCATACACTATAGAACTTCGAGACTCGGGAAAATATGGTTTTCAATTGCCGCCCGATCAAATTGTTCCAACGGCCATCGAAACCTGGAATGGATTGAAAGCTATGATCAATGCTATTTGA
- the LOC130693622 gene encoding carboxypeptidase B-like has protein sequence MKVALAIFCSLLLFLSVTAKVDYTGHVVIRAIPETKDQLELLNGWFSQTSSFLEFWFPPSKINKFVDIRVHPEWYNHVVETLTRMNVNHKIHIANIGDLVRQEQETIALRRALYSGKAIDHENYHTYEEVMAYLADLANTNPIVSTKVGGITAEGRDIVQLIISTDLSANKPVEFFECNVHAREWITAATCIWIIDQITTGYGSDPEITDLVDRYDWKFVPIANPDGYAYTWSDDRLWRKNRVLTSNDTCRGVDINRNFPIGFGSPDGGSDSPCSTTYRGEGPLSEIESNTIKDLIGADRGRIRSAISVHSYDQQWLSPYGYSTAYPLEYAEMYRVMEIGVNALTATYGTQYTYGSFANALYLGSGVTTDYYYEGEGILHSYTVELRDLGTYGFVLPPDQIVPTAIETWNGIKAFVNAI, from the exons ATGAAGGTTGCCTTGGCCATTTTTTGTAgtttgcttttatttctttcagtGACAGCAAAAGTCGATTACACCGG GCATGTGGTGATCCGTGCGATTCCTGAAACGAAAGACCAACTggaacttttgaacggttggTTCTCGCAAACGAGCAGTTTCCTCGAATTCTGGTTCCCACCGAGCAAAATCAACAAGTTTGTCGACATTCGCGTACATCCCGAATG GTACAACCATGTCGTGGAAACCTTAACTCGCATGAACGTTAATCATAAAATTCATATTGCGAATATTGGGGACTTGGTGCGACAGGAACAAGAGACCATCGCTCTCCGACGTGCACTTTACAGTGGAAAAGCAATTGATCATGAAAATTACCACACATACGAAGAG GTGATGGCTTACCTGGCTGATTTGGCTAATACGAATCCAATAGTGTCGACGAAGGTTGGAGGAATAACTGCAGAGGGTCGTGACATTGTTCAATTAATTATCAGCACTGATCTTTCTGCCAACAAACCTGTTGAGTTCTTTGAATGCAACGTACATGCAAGAGAGTGGATTACGGCTGCAACATGCATTTGGATTATTGACCAG ATAACTACTGGGTATGGTTCTGATCCCGAAATTACCGATCTTGTCGATAGATACGATTGGAAGTTCGTGCCAATCGCCAATCCAGATGGTTATGCGTACACCTGGAGTGAC GATCGCCTGTGGAGAAAAAACCGTGTCTTGACAAGTAATGACACATGTCGCGGTGTCGATATCAATCGTAACTTTCCTATTGGTTTTGGTAGCCCTGATGGTGGATCTGATTCTCCCTGCTCTACAA CTTACCGCGGAGAAGGACCACTTTCTGAGATAGAATCCAACACAATTAaa GACTTGATTGGTGCCGATCGTGGGAGAATCAGGTCAGCCATTTCCGTTCATTCCTATGATCAGCAATGGCTATCGCCTTATGGATATTCCACTGCGTATCCACTTGAGTACGCAGAAATG TACCGTGTCATGGAAATAGGCGTCAATGCACTTACGGCCACTTACGGAACACAGTACACATACGGCAGTTTTGCTAACGCACTCT ATCTCGGATCGGGTGTTACCACCGATTATTATTACGAAGGTGAAGGAATACTACACTCCTACACCGTTGAGCTTCGTGACCTAGGCACTTATGGATTTGTTTTACCACCTGATCAAATTGTTCCGACAGCCATTGAGACGTGGAATGGAATCAAAGCCTTTGTCAATGCCATATAA
- the LOC130693660 gene encoding LOW QUALITY PROTEIN: electron transfer flavoprotein-ubiquinone oxidoreductase, mitochondrial-like (The sequence of the model RefSeq protein was modified relative to this genomic sequence to represent the inferred CDS: deleted 1 base in 1 codon): MVHGFVLRAFNKGQNGCLIFKRLYSWTEQSFPKITTHYTVYPREKDPRWEGVDMERAVDEVDVVIVGGGPAGMSAAIRLKQLAAQHEKEMRICVVEKAAEIGGHTLSGACLELAALNELIPDWKERGAPLHTPVTVDKFALLTENYRVPLPIFPGMPMHNHGNMIVRLGHFVQWLGSQAEELGVEIYPGIAASEILYHEDGSVKGVATNDVGIAKDGSPKDTFARGMELHAKCTIFAEGCHGHLAKRLYKKFNLRTECEPQTYAIGLKELWEIDPAKHRPGQIEHTVGWPLERTTYGGSFLYHVTDENKTPLIAMGLVIGLDYRNPFISPYKEFQRWKLHPSVKPLLEGAKRIGYGARALNEGGLQSIPKLTFPGGCLVGCSPGFMNVPKIKGTHNAMKSAMLAAESIFDTINSDIKQETVGINPVVYEERIRNSCVWKELQSVRNVRPSFSSALGLYGGLMYTGLFYVLGRGKEPWTFTHHGADHRKLKPAAQCQPVDYPKPDGKITFDLLTSVALTGTNHEGDQPPHLTLKDDTVPVKQNLAVYDGPEGRFCPAGVYEYVPTEDGQSKKFQINAQNCIHCKTCDIKDPSQNINWVAPEGGGGPAYNGM; the protein is encoded by the exons ATGGTCCATGGGTTTGTTTTACGAGCCTTTAATAAAG GTCAAAATgggtgtttgatttttaaacgTTTGTATTCGTGGACGGAGCAATCTTTCCCTAAAATTACGACCCATTACACAGTCTATCCACGAGAAAAGGATCCAAGATGGGAAG GTGTGGACATGGAGCGAGCAGTAGATGAGGTTGatgttgttattgttggtGGTGGGCCTGCTGGAATGTCTGCAGCCATCCGCCTGAAACAACTTGCTGCCcagcatgaaaaagaaatgagaattTGTGTTGTTGAAAAGGCAGCTGAAATAG GTGGTCATACATTGTCTGGAGCCTGTCTGGAGCTAGCTGCTCTGAATGAATTAATTCCTGATTGGAAAGAACGTGGTGCTCCTCTTCACACCCCAGTAACAGTTGACAAGTTTGCTCTATTGACTGAAAACTATAGGGTCCCATTGCCAATATTCCCAG GTATGCCAATGCATAACCATGGAAACATGATTGTGAGACTGGGCCATTTTGTCCAGTGGTTGGGTTCACAAGCAGAAGAATTGGGTGTCGAAATTTACCCTGGCATAGCAGCATCTGAAATACTCTACCATGAAGATGGAAGTGTTAAAGGAGTCGCTACTAACGATGTTGGAATCGCAAAAGATGGATCTCCTAAA GATACGTTTGCTCGGGGAATGGAATTGCACGCAAAATGTACCATCTTTGCTGAAGGTTGTCACGGTCATTTGGCGAAGAGACTCtacaaaaaattcaatttacgCACAGAATGTGAACCTCAAACGTATGCTATTGGATTAAAAGAACTGTGGGAGATTGATCCTGCTAAGCATCGTCCAGGACAG ATAGAACATACCGTCGGTTGGCCATTG GAGCGAACAACATATGGTGGATCATTTCTTTACCACGTTAcggacgaaaacaaaacgcccCTTATAGCTATGGGCCTTGTGATTGGGCTTGACTACCGTAATCCATTTATCAGCCCATACAAAGAATTCCAGCGATGGAAACTCCACCCTTCTGTAAAGCCATTGCTAGAAGGAGCGAAAAG GATTGGCTATGGCGCTCGGGCCCTTAATGAAGGAGGTTTACAGTCAATTCCGAAATTGACTTTTCCAGGAGGTTGCCTGGTCGGCTGTTCACCTGGTTTTATGAATGTTCCAAAAATCAAGGGAACACACAATGCAATGAAGAGTGCCATGTTAGCGGCCGAAAGCATATTTGATACCATTAACAGTGATATTAAGCAAGAAACGGTCGGCATAAATCCAGTAGTCTACGAAGAGCGAATTCGGAACAGTTGCGTTTGGAAAGAACTCCAGAGCGTCAGAAACGTAAGACCTTCTTTCAGTTCAGCTCTTGGCTTATATGGCGGGCTTATGTACACTGGGCTATTTTACGTACTCGGTCGAGGGAAAGAGCCTTGGACGTTTACACATCACG gGGCTGACCATCGAAAGCTAAAACCCGCTGCCCAATGCCAACCGGTTGACTATCCAAAGCCTGATGGGAAAATAACTTTTGATCTATTGACTTCAGTTGCGTTAACGGGAACGAACCATGAAGGGGATCAACCACCTCATTTAACGTTGAAGGACGACACAGTTCCAGTCAAGCAAAATCTTGCTGTATATGATGGCCCAGAGGGCCGCTTTTGTCCCGCTG GTGTTTACGAATACGTGCCAACAGAAGATGGCCAGAGTAAAAAGTTCCAAATAAATGCTCAAAATTGTATTCACTGTAAGACATGTGATATCAAAGACCCCAGTCAAAACATCAATTGGGTCGCCCCTGAGGGTGGCGGTGGACCTGCGTACAACGGAATGTGA